A segment of the Chloroflexota bacterium genome:
AGGCTGCTCCGGGGCGCCCCTATTGCGAGCGGCCGCGCGCTGCCACCGCCCAGCTGCCCTGGACGACGCCACCGCGCTGGATGGTCAGCCGGTCGTAGAGGTTGGCGGCCGGGCAGATGTGGTTCGGGATCAGCTCGACGCGGTCGCCAACGCGGAGATCCTCGGAGTGGCCGTCGTCCTGGCGCAGCAGGACGCCGTGCTCCTCGCTGGCCCGCGCGAAGTACCAGCCCGGCTGGCCCTTGACGCAGCCGTACCCCTCACGCTCGACCACGATCATGTTGCGGTCCGCCGCGACGGCCTTGGTCCCGGCATCCACGACCGCCCGGTCCGGGGCGGGCCGGGCGATGACCGTCGCGTGCACGGAGGCGGCGCAGTCGGCCTCGGTGGCGACGCCCAGGCGAACCTGGTTGAAGTCCTGGAACACGTAGGTGCCCGGCCGGACCTCGGTGATGCCCGGCACCTCGGCGATGTGGCGGCCCGATGGCGTCGACCCGACCGACACCACCGGCGTCTCGAGGCCGTCAGTGCGCAGCGTCTCCGCAAGCTGCACCATCACCCGCCCGGCCTCCTGACTGACCGCGCGGAGGGTGGCCGGACTGGCGGCGTAGGCGTGCCCCTCATGGGTCATGATCCCGCGAAAGGTCAGGCCCGGCGTGGCGGCGATCTCGCGGGCCAACGCAAGGGTCGGCTCGCCGGGCAGCGTGCCGCAGCGACGGCCGCCGGTGTCCACTTCCACCAGGATGCCGATCTGCTGGCCGTGCGCATGGGCCGTTTCGCCGATCTGACGGGCGGCGTCGGCGCTGTCCAGCGAGACGGACACGCGCAGCCGCTGGGCGAGGTCGAGCAGGCGGGCCAGCTTCTGCTCGCCCACGATGGGGAACGCCAGCAGGACGTCATCCAGCGGCAGCGGGTCGCCGGCCGCCTCGGCGGCGGCCAGCATCCCCTCGACCTCGCCGAGCTTCGCCAGCGTCAGCCCGACCGCCCCGGCCGCGAGCTGCTGCCGCGCGATCTCCACGGTCTTGTGGGTCTTGGCATGCGGCCGCAGCGCCACGCCGAACCGGCGGGTGTGCTCGGCCATGCCCTGGATGTTGCGCTCCAGGATGTCCAGATCGATGACGAACGCCGGGGTGTCGAGGTCTGCGACCAGCACGGGCGGACTCCGAGGGGTGGATGGGCGCTGACGACCGTCCGTCGCAACCGCCCGAGGATGGCACACGGGTGCGTGTCTACGGTTCTCGGCAGGCTGGCTGAGGCGTCATTCTGTCACGGGTGATGTCAGGCGATGGAGTGAAGGGGATGGTCAGACGGTCGGGGTGTAGAACCGGCGGGCGTTCGCCCCGAAAATCTTGTCCTGCGTGGCTGCGGAGACGCCGAGCCGGTCGAGGATGGTCTTGAGCGCATCGTGGACGCGCTCGTAGGGGGCGGCGAGCGTCGAGACCGGCCAGTCTGAGCCGTACAGCAGCCGGTCTTCGCCGAACCAGCCGATCACCCGCTCGACGTAGGGGAGCAGGTCGTTCGGGGTCCAGCGCTGCCAGTCGGCCTCGGTGACCATCCCCGAGAGCTTGCAGAAGACGTACGGCAACTCCGCGAACGGGGCCATGTCCGACGCCCACGGCTCCATCGTGCCGTGGGCGATCTCCGGCTTGGCGATGTGGTCGATGACCAGCCGCAAGTTGGGGAACGCCCGTGAGACGGCCAGCGCGGCCGGCAGCTCGCGCGGCTTGAGCAGCAGGTCGTAGGCGAGGCCTGCATCCTGGATGGCCTGCAGGCCGCGCTGCACGTCGGAGCGGCGCAGCCAGTCAGGGTCTGGCTCGTCGTGGACCTGGTGGCGAATGCCGGCCAGCCAGCGGCCCGTCGGCGCGGCCCGCAGCTCGGCGAGAACCTCCCCGACGTTCGGGGCGGTCAGGTCCACCCACCCTACCACCCCGACGACGAAGTCGGTCCGATCGGCGATAGCCAGGAACTCGCGCGTCTCCTCGACGCTGGAGCGTGTCTGCACCAGGATCGACCGGTCGATCTGGCGGGCCTGGAGGCGCGGACGGAGATCGTCCGGGCTGAACGGCCGCCGCAGCGCCGCCAGATCGTCGGTCATCCAGGGGTAGAGGGCTGGATCCGGCTGCGGCCAGAAGTGGTGGTGGGCGTCGATGCGGACGGCCCGCTGGGATGGCTCACTCATGGGCAGACCTTCTCTCGACTCGGCGAAACGAATCCCGTACTGTGGGGGCGTCTGCATGGCCGAAACCCGCGCCCCCGGGCGAGATCAGGCAGGCGTCGGGGCCTCGGGCGGCAGGAGGCCGGCCGACTTCAGCTCGGCCCAGAGGCCCGCCGGGATCGGATGCTGCATAAAGGCGACGTTCTGGTCTAGCTCCTCGGTGGTGCGCGCGCCCGTGAGGACCACCGCGACAGCCGGGTGAGCCAGCGGGAACTGCAAGGCGGCGGCCTGGAGCGGCACGCCGTAGCGCTTGCAGACGTCGTCGATCTTGCGGGCCTTCTCGATCCACCGCTGCTCGGCGGGCTGGTAGTTGAAGGTGGCGCGCTCCATGTTGTCGAGGTTCGCCAGGATGCCGGAGTTGTAGACGCCGCCGATGATGATGGCGATCCTCTTCTGCTCGCAGATCGGCAGCAGCTCCGGCAGGGCGGCCTGATCGAGCAGCGTGTAGCGGCCAGCCACCAGGAAACAGTCGAAATCGGCGGCCCGCGCAAACTGGGCCAGCATCTCAGCCTGATTCATGCCGCTGCCCAGCGCACCGATCACACCCTCGCTGCGAAGCTTGTCGAGCGCCCTGTATGCGCCATCAAGCGCCTGCTGGTAGAAGTCGTCTGGGTCGTGGATGTGGAGCACGTCAATGCGGTCCACGCCCATCCGAACGAGGCTCTCCTCGAAAGAGCGCATGACGGCGTCGTAGCTGAAATCGAAGATCGGGACGAGCGGCGGCGATTCGAGGAACTGGCCGGCCCCGGACTCGTCGACGGTGTCAGTCGCGGCCGGCTGCGGTCTGAGCAGCCGGCCGACCTTCGTCGCGAGGGTGAACTCGTTGCGGGGCTGCTGCTTCAGGACGTGACCCATGCGCGACTCAGCGCTGCCGTAGCCGTAGAGCGGGGCCGTATCGTAGAAGCGCAGGCCGAGCTCGTAGGCATGCTGGATGACGCCGTGCGCCGTCGCATCAGAGACGGGATTGAAGAGGCCGCCGAGTGGGGCGCTGCCCAGGCCCAGGCGAGTGGTCGTCAGCGAGGTCTTGCCGAACGGGACGTGCTGCGTTGGGTCCATCGTCGTCGTGCTCCCAGGGCCAGCACGACGACGATGCCGCGCCAGCCATCCACGTTGCGAGACATTGTAGAAGGGGGAGCGTCTCGGCGTCGGATGGCCGTGGCGGGCATCGGCCGTGGCGGGAGCCGGCTACGGCGATCCCGGACCAGCGCCTGCGCCGCTACCACCACCCGCCGATGCGCCGCCGCCGGCGCCTGGCGCACCGCCTGGCGCGCCTGCGCCACCTGGGGCAGCCCCGCCGCCCGCGGGTGCGGCTGGCGGGATGACGGCGGTCGGAGGCAAGGCCGGTGGGGGGATGTCTGGGATGGCCGGCGGCGGTGGGGCCGGATTGCTGATGGCCGGTGGCTGGGCGGCCGGTGCGACTGGTGGCAACGCGGCGGGCGCGCCGCCCGCCGCGCTTGCACCGCCGCCGGCGGAACTGGCCGTGCCGCCACTGGTGGACGCGCCCGGGGCGGCGGTGATCGGGTTGGTCAGTGCGCCGCCGGAGGCCGAGCTTGCAGGCGGGGCCGCGGGAGCGATGCCGGCGCCGCCTGCCCCCGCGGCCGGATCGGCGCCAGTGAGCGGCGCGCTGCCGGCCGCGGGCGCGCTGCCGGCTCCCGTGGCCGCGCCGCTCCCTGCCGCGGGCGCAGCCGGCGCAGCAACGATGCCGGGGCCGCCCGGCCCGGCCGGGACCGGGCTGCTGGGTACGGACGCACCCATGACCGGCTGGGTGTAGGTGGGGAGCAGGGTCGCGGTGGCACGGGTATCGCCAATGGGAGAGGGGCTGGCGGCCGGCGCTGATCCAGACGTGGGCGTGCTCTGCGAGCAGGCGACGGCGAAGAGCGCCGCGCCGGCCAGGAGCGCGAGTCGTCTCGTCAGGTGCGGTGGGAAAGGTCGATTGGTCACGGGACTGCCCCCGAGTCAAGGTTGGTCTTGACCGTGAGAGGGCGCACGACCCGTGCCGGCCGGTACGCTCACGGTGGACAGGGGTGGAGTAGCGACATGACCGACAGCGAGCGTCCTCGGGCGAGGGCGAAGCGGCAGCGGGGCGCCATCGCGCAGGTGGTGCTGTTCACGACCGTCTGGTCAACACTGGTGTCGGTGTTCGGGCTGGTGGCGGTGGCGCCGGTGCTGCTGGAGGCGGGGCGCACGGGTCAGAGCGCTGAAGAGCTGCTCGGCGTGCTCTCTGCCGCCAGCACTACGACCCTCGGGATGACGGCCGCCACGGCGCTCGGGACAGTGCTGTCTGTCTGGGTGATGTGGCGCTGGTTCGACGGTCCCGCGCTGCTCGACCTCGGGCTGCGGCCACGACGAGGCTGGCTGGCGGACTCGCTGGTCGGGCTGGGGCTGGGGCCGGCCATGTTCGGCCTGATGCTGGCCCTGTTGCTCCTCGTCGGCTGGGTCCAGGTGACTGGCGGAAGCATCAGCGCAAGCCAGCTTGCCGTGGCGCTGCTGACGTACCTCCTGGTGGCGCTCTCGGAAGAGGTCTTCGCGCGCGGCTGGATCCTTCAGGTGCTTGAACGGGGACGCGGAAGAGTCTGGGCGGTCGTCGGCTCGTCGGCGATCTTCTCGATCCTGCATGGGGCCAACCCGAACATCACCCTGATGGCGCTGGTCGGCCTGTTCCTGGCGGGGCTGCTGTTCGCGCAGGCCTACTTGATGACGCGCCAGTTGTGGCTGCCGATCGCGCTGCACCTGAGCTGGAACTTCAGCGAGGGACCGATCTTCGGGTTTCCGGTCAGCGGCATGGCGAGCCAGGGGTTGCTGACGGTCACGCCG
Coding sequences within it:
- a CDS encoding alanine racemase, which codes for MAEHTRRFGVALRPHAKTHKTVEIARQQLAAGAVGLTLAKLGEVEGMLAAAEAAGDPLPLDDVLLAFPIVGEQKLARLLDLAQRLRVSVSLDSADAARQIGETAHAHGQQIGILVEVDTGGRRCGTLPGEPTLALAREIAATPGLTFRGIMTHEGHAYAASPATLRAVSQEAGRVMVQLAETLRTDGLETPVVSVGSTPSGRHIAEVPGITEVRPGTYVFQDFNQVRLGVATEADCAASVHATVIARPAPDRAVVDAGTKAVAADRNMIVVEREGYGCVKGQPGWYFARASEEHGVLLRQDDGHSEDLRVGDRVELIPNHICPAANLYDRLTIQRGGVVQGSWAVAARGRSQ
- a CDS encoding amidohydrolase family protein, giving the protein MSEPSQRAVRIDAHHHFWPQPDPALYPWMTDDLAALRRPFSPDDLRPRLQARQIDRSILVQTRSSVEETREFLAIADRTDFVVGVVGWVDLTAPNVGEVLAELRAAPTGRWLAGIRHQVHDEPDPDWLRRSDVQRGLQAIQDAGLAYDLLLKPRELPAALAVSRAFPNLRLVIDHIAKPEIAHGTMEPWASDMAPFAELPYVFCKLSGMVTEADWQRWTPNDLLPYVERVIGWFGEDRLLYGSDWPVSTLAAPYERVHDALKTILDRLGVSAATQDKIFGANARRFYTPTV
- a CDS encoding aldo/keto reductase; amino-acid sequence: MDPTQHVPFGKTSLTTTRLGLGSAPLGGLFNPVSDATAHGVIQHAYELGLRFYDTAPLYGYGSAESRMGHVLKQQPRNEFTLATKVGRLLRPQPAATDTVDESGAGQFLESPPLVPIFDFSYDAVMRSFEESLVRMGVDRIDVLHIHDPDDFYQQALDGAYRALDKLRSEGVIGALGSGMNQAEMLAQFARAADFDCFLVAGRYTLLDQAALPELLPICEQKRIAIIIGGVYNSGILANLDNMERATFNYQPAEQRWIEKARKIDDVCKRYGVPLQAAALQFPLAHPAVAVVLTGARTTEELDQNVAFMQHPIPAGLWAELKSAGLLPPEAPTPA
- a CDS encoding CPBP family intramembrane metalloprotease, producing MTDSERPRARAKRQRGAIAQVVLFTTVWSTLVSVFGLVAVAPVLLEAGRTGQSAEELLGVLSAASTTTLGMTAATALGTVLSVWVMWRWFDGPALLDLGLRPRRGWLADSLVGLGLGPAMFGLMLALLLLVGWVQVTGGSISASQLAVALLTYLLVALSEEVFARGWILQVLERGRGRVWAVVGSSAIFSILHGANPNITLMALVGLFLAGLLFAQAYLMTRQLWLPIALHLSWNFSEGPIFGFPVSGMASQGLLTVTPTGPEVMTGGAFGPEAGAVVIVGMVLASAVIAGLARTRPQRPQAEWQTDAPDTVRDAADSA